A portion of the Ferrimonas lipolytica genome contains these proteins:
- a CDS encoding FecCD family ABC transporter permease, producing the protein MPLVNPRLLLLVLLPLCLLSPLVAIAFGSADIELATTFNAAWLALTGQTPTELAERIIIELRLPRVILAMICGAGLAVSGSVLQSVTRNPLADPYLFGISAGASLGAVISIAGGWGGLSLPLCAFLGSLIAVAVVMVMARDGQVEGLILAGVAISFLLSSLANLVLYFGDSQAVQAVLFWTMGSFSRASWDTIVYPATIVVAAIFIVHLCQRQLQALMAGDESAHTQGVAVVPLRLGMLLLTALVTASLVAYCGGIGFVGLMVPHITRMIIGAASSVTLICTALFGAVLMVWVDLLSRKLLPAQELPVGVVTAIIGSVFFIGLLIKRRGGQ; encoded by the coding sequence ATGCCATTGGTTAATCCTCGTTTGTTATTACTGGTACTGCTGCCGCTGTGCCTGTTGTCGCCCTTAGTGGCTATCGCCTTTGGCAGTGCCGATATTGAGTTGGCCACCACCTTCAATGCCGCATGGCTGGCACTAACTGGGCAAACCCCAACCGAGCTGGCGGAACGCATCATTATTGAGTTGCGCCTACCGCGAGTGATTTTGGCGATGATCTGTGGTGCCGGTTTGGCGGTGTCAGGCTCGGTACTGCAAAGCGTTACCCGCAACCCGTTGGCTGACCCTTATCTGTTTGGTATCTCCGCTGGTGCCTCACTCGGGGCGGTTATCTCCATTGCTGGTGGTTGGGGTGGATTAAGCCTGCCGCTGTGTGCCTTCTTAGGCTCACTTATTGCCGTGGCAGTAGTGATGGTGATGGCCCGCGATGGCCAAGTCGAAGGTTTGATCTTAGCCGGTGTTGCCATCTCATTTTTGTTGTCATCGCTGGCGAACCTCGTGCTCTATTTTGGCGATAGCCAAGCGGTACAGGCGGTGCTGTTCTGGACTATGGGCAGCTTTAGCCGCGCCAGCTGGGACACCATTGTTTATCCCGCCACCATTGTGGTTGCTGCCATCTTTATTGTGCATCTGTGTCAGCGCCAATTGCAGGCGTTAATGGCGGGCGACGAAAGCGCTCATACCCAAGGGGTGGCGGTGGTGCCGCTGCGTTTGGGCATGCTGCTGTTAACCGCATTGGTTACCGCGTCGCTGGTGGCGTACTGCGGTGGCATTGGTTTTGTTGGCCTGATGGTGCCGCACATTACCCGCATGATTATCGGCGCAGCCAGCAGCGTCACCTTAATCTGTACCGCCTTGTTTGGTGCGGTGTTGATGGTGTGGGTTGATCTGCTGTCACGCAAACTGCTGCCAGCCCAAGAGCTGCCAGTGGGGGTGGTTACCGCCATCATCGGTAGCGTGTTCTTTATCGGCTTACTCATTAAACGTCGAGGTGGCCAATGA
- the cobU gene encoding bifunctional adenosylcobinamide kinase/adenosylcobinamide-phosphate guanylyltransferase, with the protein MSQQLILGGARSGKSRLAQTRAQQWQTQTGGEVMVIATAENHSGEGSMAARIAHHQANRPAHWLTVETSRDLAAALLENSRVDRLIVVDCLTLWLANEMFADNSSWPHPKQALLEALAQLNGPVIFIGNELGQAVVPLGQDNRNFVDECGWLHQALAQRVNQVTLTVAGLPVELKR; encoded by the coding sequence ATGAGCCAACAATTGATCCTTGGTGGTGCCCGCTCTGGCAAAAGCCGGTTAGCACAAACCCGAGCGCAACAGTGGCAAACGCAAACCGGTGGCGAGGTAATGGTTATCGCCACCGCTGAAAACCATAGCGGCGAAGGCTCAATGGCAGCGCGTATTGCTCACCATCAAGCCAATCGTCCAGCCCATTGGTTAACGGTTGAGACCAGCCGAGATCTGGCTGCCGCGCTGCTCGAAAACAGCCGCGTAGACCGCCTAATCGTGGTTGATTGCCTGACGTTGTGGCTTGCCAATGAGATGTTTGCTGATAACAGCAGTTGGCCGCACCCCAAGCAGGCATTGCTTGAGGCGTTAGCGCAGTTAAATGGCCCAGTGATTTTTATTGGCAATGAGCTTGGCCAAGCGGTGGTACCACTTGGCCAAGACAATCGTAACTTTGTTGATGAGTGTGGTTGGCTGCACCAAGCACTGGCACAGCGGGTTAACCAAGTTACCTTGACGGTAGCGGGCTTGCCAGTGGAGCTAAAACGATGA
- a CDS encoding cobalamin-binding protein, translated as MKLMVIGRSLALMCIALSALAEATVEAKPTIVALSPQSVEILFKVGAGEQIIGTVDYADYPQAAQLIPRLGRYDQLDMETLMLLQPQLLVFAQQDTSAEIRQQLETLGVPIIDTSVSTIDQVADQMALLGAKTGHSAQGAKVAAEFRQQLAQLRQQYQGKAPLSVFYQVWPEPLTTTSDGWMNQILTDCGGHNVFADAHSDYPQVSMEQVLVKSPQVILKPKYEGATNQERVSWTLWPELPAVANGQVITLDGDVVHRTGPRVVDGMKQICQVMDDARNAYAAMDNTP; from the coding sequence ATGAAGTTGATGGTTATTGGCCGTAGCTTAGCGCTAATGTGCATCGCCTTAAGCGCGCTAGCCGAGGCCACCGTTGAAGCCAAACCAACCATTGTGGCGCTGTCGCCACAGTCGGTGGAGATCCTCTTTAAGGTTGGCGCTGGTGAGCAGATCATCGGCACCGTTGATTACGCCGATTACCCTCAAGCGGCGCAGCTTATCCCGCGGCTAGGGCGCTACGATCAACTCGATATGGAAACGTTAATGCTACTGCAGCCACAGCTGCTGGTGTTTGCTCAACAAGATACCTCCGCCGAGATCCGCCAGCAGTTGGAAACCCTAGGGGTACCAATTATTGATACCTCGGTTAGCACCATTGACCAAGTGGCGGATCAAATGGCGTTGTTAGGCGCCAAAACCGGCCATAGTGCCCAAGGCGCTAAGGTTGCCGCCGAGTTTCGGCAACAACTGGCGCAGTTACGCCAGCAATACCAAGGTAAAGCACCGCTGTCGGTGTTTTATCAGGTGTGGCCAGAACCACTGACAACCACCTCAGATGGTTGGATGAACCAAATTTTAACTGATTGTGGCGGCCACAATGTTTTTGCAGATGCCCATTCGGACTACCCGCAAGTGAGCATGGAACAGGTATTGGTTAAGTCGCCGCAGGTGATCTTAAAGCCTAAATATGAAGGCGCAACCAACCAAGAACGAGTCTCTTGGACGCTGTGGCCGGAGCTGCCAGCGGTAGCGAATGGACAGGTTATCACCCTTGATGGCGATGTAGTGCATCGTACCGGCCCCCGCGTAGTGGACGGCATGAAGCAGATCTGTCAGGTAATGGATGACGCTCGTAACGCCTACGCAGCTATGGATAACACGCCATGA
- the cobU gene encoding bifunctional adenosylcobinamide kinase/adenosylcobinamide-phosphate guanylyltransferase: MISLYLGGARSGKSGLAEDYLAELDNGSHDIHYIATARQHPSMAQRIALHQQRRPAHWHCHECPLALIELLQQLDQPQALIIVDCLTLWLTNLMMASADLAAATEQLTQQLQQSRAEVILVSTEVGQGLIPDDPMSQAFVAASGELHQAIAAVADQVCFCQAGMPLQLKGGKR; encoded by the coding sequence ATGATCAGTCTCTATCTTGGTGGCGCTCGCAGCGGTAAATCCGGATTAGCAGAGGATTACCTTGCCGAGCTTGATAATGGCAGCCACGACATTCATTACATCGCTACTGCTAGGCAGCATCCGTCGATGGCACAGCGAATTGCGCTGCACCAGCAACGGCGGCCGGCTCATTGGCATTGCCATGAATGTCCGTTAGCGCTTATTGAGTTGTTGCAGCAGCTAGACCAGCCGCAAGCGCTGATCATCGTCGACTGTTTAACCCTATGGCTAACCAACCTAATGATGGCGTCGGCGGATTTAGCTGCGGCTACTGAGCAGCTAACCCAGCAACTGCAGCAAAGCCGCGCCGAGGTTATTTTGGTTTCTACCGAAGTGGGGCAAGGGTTGATCCCGGACGATCCGATGAGCCAAGCCTTTGTTGCCGCCAGTGGTGAGCTGCACCAAGCCATTGCTGCAGTGGCGGACCAAGTTTGCTTTTGTCAGGCGGGAATGCCGCTGCAACTCAAAGGCGGCAAGCGATGA
- a CDS encoding histidine phosphatase family protein has translation MSYTYFTLIRHGKPDDCDRLLGRSDPELTDAGWQMMAHASAGLEAEQIISSPRKRCSAFARHFASSQQLPLQIDDNWQELDFGDWDGELLQRLWQQPEFNQYWQQPFDNCPPNGESTQQLLQRVSAAITDLSNRYPGQRLLIFTHSGVIRLVLWWLLNGQHSGNAHLSQVHLSHAAKLDFTTFKDENQKLWPQLAGLQQSTFVDDGSPA, from the coding sequence ATGAGTTATACCTACTTCACCTTAATTCGCCACGGCAAGCCTGATGACTGCGACCGGCTTTTAGGCCGGAGCGATCCGGAGTTAACAGACGCTGGCTGGCAGATGATGGCACACGCCAGTGCTGGGCTAGAAGCGGAGCAGATAATCAGCTCACCGCGCAAGCGTTGTAGTGCATTTGCTCGCCACTTTGCCTCGTCGCAGCAACTGCCGCTGCAGATAGACGATAACTGGCAAGAGCTAGATTTTGGTGACTGGGACGGCGAGCTACTGCAACGTTTATGGCAGCAGCCGGAGTTTAATCAGTACTGGCAGCAGCCGTTTGACAACTGCCCGCCCAATGGCGAATCAACCCAGCAGCTACTGCAACGGGTTAGCGCCGCTATTACCGACTTGAGCAATCGCTACCCCGGGCAACGGTTGCTGATCTTCACCCATTCTGGGGTGATTCGGCTGGTGCTGTGGTGGCTGCTCAATGGTCAGCACAGCGGCAACGCGCACCTATCGCAAGTGCACCTTAGCCACGCCGCCAAACTCGATTTCACCACATTCAAAGACGAAAACCAGAAGTTGTGGCCGCAATTGGCGGGCTTACAGCAATCCACATTTGTTGATGACGGAAGCCCCGCCTAG
- a CDS encoding cobyric acid synthase: protein MSNNKLMIQGTTSDAGKSVMVAGLGRVLARKGVKVAPFKSQNMALNSAVTIDGGEIGRAQAVQAQACGLAPHVDMNPVLLKPNTDTGAQVIVCGKALKDMDAVTYHKFKPELLQIVLDSFERLGQGMDIRLVEGAGSPAEVNLRDSDIANMGFAEAANCPVVIVADIDRGGVFAHLYGTYALLSESEQQLVQGFIINRFRGDVSLLTSGLEWLEQKTGVPVLGVVPYLHGLYLESEDAINVAQTADDATFTVVVPGLPRISNHTDFDALRLHPQVNLVFVRPNEPLPAADLIILPGSKSVRGDLAALRQQGWDKQIERHLRFGGKVLGICGGYQMLGKRIHDPLGIEGEPGSSDGLGYLDTETTLAENKTLKQVTGTLSLEGKQAELLGYEIHAGVTTVNGEQPFVLAGVNDGAISDDNQVIGGYLHGVFDKTEACELLLSWAGLTNSVAPDMDAMREAGIDRLADALEQSLDLERMFPGVAKW, encoded by the coding sequence ATGTCTAATAATAAATTAATGATTCAAGGCACCACTAGCGACGCAGGTAAAAGCGTAATGGTGGCGGGTTTAGGGCGAGTGCTTGCCCGTAAAGGAGTAAAGGTTGCTCCGTTTAAATCGCAGAATATGGCGCTCAACAGCGCGGTAACCATTGACGGTGGCGAGATTGGTCGCGCCCAAGCGGTACAAGCACAAGCCTGTGGCTTGGCGCCGCACGTTGATATGAACCCAGTGCTGCTAAAGCCCAATACCGATACCGGTGCGCAGGTAATCGTGTGCGGTAAAGCCTTAAAAGATATGGATGCTGTTACCTACCACAAGTTTAAACCTGAGCTGCTGCAGATTGTATTAGACAGCTTTGAGCGCCTTGGCCAAGGCATGGATATACGCTTGGTTGAGGGGGCCGGTAGCCCAGCAGAGGTAAACCTGCGCGACAGTGACATCGCCAACATGGGCTTTGCTGAAGCGGCAAACTGCCCAGTGGTGATTGTGGCAGATATTGACCGTGGCGGTGTGTTTGCTCACCTTTATGGCACCTATGCGTTGTTGTCTGAATCGGAGCAGCAGTTGGTGCAAGGGTTTATCATCAACCGCTTTCGTGGCGACGTGAGCTTACTTACCTCTGGGCTTGAATGGCTTGAACAGAAAACCGGTGTGCCAGTGTTGGGGGTGGTGCCATACCTGCATGGTTTATATCTGGAATCAGAAGACGCCATCAATGTGGCGCAAACCGCTGACGATGCAACCTTTACCGTAGTGGTTCCGGGGCTGCCGCGGATCAGCAACCACACCGATTTCGATGCATTGCGATTACACCCGCAGGTTAACTTGGTGTTTGTTCGCCCGAACGAGCCGTTGCCAGCAGCGGATCTGATTATTTTGCCGGGCTCTAAGAGCGTACGTGGTGACTTAGCGGCACTGCGACAGCAGGGCTGGGACAAACAGATTGAGCGCCACCTGCGCTTTGGCGGCAAGGTGCTGGGCATTTGTGGCGGCTATCAAATGCTGGGTAAACGGATCCACGATCCACTTGGAATTGAAGGCGAGCCGGGCAGTAGCGACGGCCTTGGTTACCTAGATACCGAAACCACCTTAGCGGAAAACAAAACCCTCAAGCAGGTAACCGGTACCTTGTCGCTTGAAGGCAAACAAGCTGAGCTATTGGGCTATGAAATTCACGCCGGCGTTACCACCGTTAACGGCGAGCAACCGTTTGTACTGGCGGGCGTAAATGATGGTGCCATCAGCGACGATAACCAAGTAATTGGTGGCTATCTCCACGGTGTGTTTGATAAAACCGAAGCCTGTGAACTGTTGCTGAGCTGGGCTGGTTTAACCAACTCTGTTGCACCAGATATGGACGCCATGCGCGAAGCGGGTATCGATCGCTTAGCGGATGCCTTAGAGCAATCTCTAGATCTAGAGCGGATGTTCCCAGGGGTAGCCAAATGGTAA
- a CDS encoding cobyrinate a,c-diamide synthase, whose protein sequence is MVSAHCPALMITAPQSDSGKTTVVAAMARYWRNQGKVVRVFKTGPDFIDPKFHEFASGAPCHQLDLTMMGAAACRRHLHAAAQQADLILIEGVMGMYDGPSSSAKLAQQFGVPLLAVINAAKMAQTFGAIAHGLATYQSGVDLFGVVANRVGSAGHGKMLQDSLPESIAFCGWLPRSEALALPERHLGLVQADEMEQLDCWLDGAAKLLSESCDMPLPQPVEFAPQQPCPQRLANATALAGKTIAVAQDLAFGFIYHDNLALLRDMGAQLSFFSPLSSNALPQADALYLPGGYPELHQQQLLANTALIDQIRQFAASNKPIVAECGGMLYLLDELTDIDGVSSKMLGLLPGKAAMQPKLQGIGMLTATFSGDDNGVGAGAVNGHCFHYSKTDIAVAPLTIAKQPHSARVEEGVYQHGSILASYVHWYFGSCPQLVAQWFGASATQGDGK, encoded by the coding sequence ATGGTAAGCGCTCATTGCCCAGCGTTGATGATCACCGCGCCGCAAAGTGACAGCGGTAAGACCACTGTTGTTGCTGCCATGGCGCGCTACTGGCGCAACCAAGGCAAGGTGGTGCGGGTATTTAAGACTGGGCCTGATTTTATCGATCCCAAGTTTCACGAGTTCGCCAGTGGCGCCCCCTGCCATCAGTTAGATTTAACCATGATGGGAGCCGCCGCTTGTCGCCGCCACCTGCACGCCGCTGCTCAGCAAGCGGATCTAATTCTAATTGAGGGTGTAATGGGCATGTACGACGGCCCATCATCCAGTGCCAAATTAGCACAGCAGTTTGGGGTGCCGCTGTTAGCGGTAATCAACGCCGCTAAGATGGCTCAAACCTTTGGTGCTATTGCTCATGGCCTTGCTACCTACCAAAGCGGGGTTGATCTGTTTGGGGTTGTGGCCAACCGGGTTGGCAGTGCAGGCCACGGCAAGATGCTGCAAGACAGTTTGCCTGAGTCCATCGCTTTTTGTGGTTGGTTGCCTCGCAGTGAGGCGTTAGCGCTGCCAGAGCGTCACCTTGGTTTGGTGCAAGCCGACGAGATGGAACAGCTTGATTGCTGGCTTGATGGTGCCGCCAAGTTGCTTAGCGAAAGCTGCGACATGCCGTTGCCGCAACCAGTAGAGTTTGCGCCGCAACAACCATGCCCCCAGCGCTTAGCTAACGCCACTGCGTTGGCGGGCAAAACCATTGCGGTTGCCCAGGATCTAGCCTTTGGCTTTATCTATCACGACAACCTAGCGCTACTGCGTGATATGGGCGCTCAGCTGAGCTTTTTCTCACCGCTAAGCAGCAACGCTTTGCCTCAAGCGGATGCGCTTTATCTGCCCGGTGGTTACCCAGAGCTGCACCAACAACAGTTGTTGGCCAATACTGCCCTTATCGACCAGATCCGTCAGTTTGCCGCAAGCAATAAACCGATTGTGGCCGAGTGCGGTGGCATGCTCTATCTGCTCGATGAGTTAACCGATATCGACGGGGTGAGCAGCAAGATGTTGGGGCTATTGCCGGGCAAAGCCGCGATGCAGCCGAAATTGCAAGGCATAGGCATGCTTACCGCCACCTTTAGCGGTGACGACAACGGCGTTGGCGCTGGTGCGGTTAACGGCCACTGTTTTCACTACTCCAAAACCGATATAGCGGTTGCGCCGCTAACCATTGCTAAGCAGCCCCATTCTGCTCGGGTAGAGGAGGGGGTGTATCAACACGGTTCAATCCTCGCTTCCTACGTGCATTGGTATTTTGGCAGCTGCCCACAGCTAGTGGCGCAGTGGTTTGGCGCCAGTGCAACCCAAGGTGATGGCAAATGA
- the cobS gene encoding adenosylcobinamide-GDP ribazoletransferase: MKQWLLTLLTAMGFLTRLRMPQWVPFDPASVAQSARWFPAVGLLVGAIGAALLLLLAPLVGHALAVLLSLVTMMLVTGAFHEDGLADLCDGFWGAWQRQRKLEIMKDSMIGTYGVLALIVAVAFKLTALMQLSTEQAALALLVVHGGSRVVAGWLPRWLDYARSGDNKTPQRTRTLSRCDWVLLTTVGTLPLWWLSAAAAGVLIATWLVTYLLMRQLMKSHIGGYTGDTLGATQQVAEITGLLALCAIYLH; the protein is encoded by the coding sequence ATGAAACAATGGCTGCTAACGCTGTTAACGGCGATGGGCTTTCTAACCCGCTTACGGATGCCGCAATGGGTGCCGTTTGATCCTGCCTCGGTTGCGCAGTCTGCCCGTTGGTTTCCGGCGGTTGGTTTGCTGGTTGGTGCCATTGGCGCGGCGCTACTGCTGCTATTAGCCCCTTTGGTTGGCCATGCGCTTGCTGTGCTGTTGTCATTGGTAACGATGATGTTAGTTACTGGGGCATTCCATGAGGATGGCTTAGCAGACTTGTGCGACGGCTTTTGGGGCGCATGGCAGCGGCAACGCAAGCTTGAGATTATGAAAGACAGCATGATCGGCACCTACGGGGTGTTGGCCTTGATTGTTGCGGTGGCGTTTAAGCTTACCGCCTTAATGCAACTGAGCACTGAGCAAGCGGCGCTAGCGTTGCTGGTAGTGCATGGCGGTTCGCGGGTGGTTGCTGGCTGGCTTCCTCGTTGGCTCGATTACGCCCGCAGTGGTGACAACAAAACCCCGCAACGCACTCGTACCTTGTCTCGTTGCGATTGGGTGTTGCTAACCACGGTTGGCACCTTGCCATTGTGGTGGCTTAGTGCGGCTGCTGCCGGGGTGCTTATTGCCACTTGGTTGGTTACCTACCTGCTAATGCGCCAGCTGATGAAATCTCATATTGGCGGTTATACCGGCGACACCCTAGGCGCCACCCAACAGGTAGCGGAGATCACCGGTTTACTAGCGCTGTGCGCCATTTACCTGCACTAA
- the cobO gene encoding cob(I)yrinic acid a,c-diamide adenosyltransferase, which translates to MKNSEARRLKQKANVEAAVASATIEKGILLIITGNGKGKTTAGFGTAVRALGHDQKVAVVQFVKGNGECGERNLLTKLDVPFHTMNTGFSWNSEDIEQDKAKAREAWQQAQQWLADPTIDLLLLDELTYMVTWGFLELDSILTALRERPSEMSVVITGRAAHRELKALADTVSEVRSEKHAFESKIAARKGVDF; encoded by the coding sequence ATGAAAAATAGCGAAGCCCGACGCCTAAAACAGAAAGCCAATGTAGAGGCTGCGGTGGCATCGGCCACCATTGAGAAAGGCATTTTGTTGATCATTACCGGTAATGGCAAAGGCAAAACCACCGCGGGTTTTGGAACTGCCGTGCGTGCGTTAGGCCACGACCAAAAGGTAGCGGTGGTGCAGTTTGTTAAAGGTAACGGTGAGTGCGGTGAGCGCAACCTACTAACCAAGCTTGATGTGCCGTTTCACACCATGAATACCGGCTTTAGCTGGAATAGCGAAGACATTGAACAAGACAAAGCTAAAGCCCGTGAAGCGTGGCAACAGGCGCAACAGTGGTTGGCAGATCCGACTATTGATCTGCTGTTGTTGGATGAGCTGACCTACATGGTGACTTGGGGCTTCTTAGAGCTGGATAGCATCCTCACTGCCTTGCGCGAGCGCCCTAGTGAGATGTCGGTGGTGATTACCGGCCGTGCTGCCCACCGAGAGCTTAAAGCGCTGGCAGATACCGTCAGTGAGGTTCGCTCTGAAAAACACGCCTTTGAAAGCAAGATTGCCGCCCGTAAAGGCGTTGATTTTTAA
- a CDS encoding cobalamin-binding protein: MPRLLPLLATLVLSLTASISSAKELPTIAALSPHSVEMLYEIGAGGQIIATVDYADYPAAANQILRVGNYNQLNIEALMLLQPDLIVISKQSTADLLLQQLVQLRIPIVDTSVTSIDQVAQRMAQLGEVTGHPQQADRVAEAFRQKLAQLRQRYSNQQPITVFYQIWPEPLTTVSSGWITSLLSDCSAENVFAGAAAEYPQVSIEQVLVKSPQLILEPEAHGSARQNVIQWQDWPEIPAVKHQLMVKLPRDLVNRTGPRVLAGMAEICQAVQRARHSYAGVVNATGASR, encoded by the coding sequence ATGCCACGTCTGTTGCCGTTACTTGCCACATTAGTGCTTAGCCTTACGGCCAGCATTAGCAGTGCCAAAGAGTTGCCTACCATTGCGGCATTGTCGCCCCATTCAGTAGAGATGCTGTATGAGATTGGCGCCGGCGGGCAGATTATCGCCACCGTTGATTACGCCGATTATCCGGCGGCGGCAAATCAGATCTTGCGCGTTGGCAACTATAACCAACTGAACATTGAAGCGTTGATGTTGTTGCAGCCAGATTTGATTGTTATCTCAAAGCAGAGCACCGCCGATCTGCTGTTGCAGCAGCTTGTGCAACTGCGGATCCCGATTGTGGATACCTCGGTAACCAGCATCGACCAAGTTGCACAGCGCATGGCGCAGCTTGGCGAGGTAACCGGCCACCCGCAACAAGCAGATAGGGTAGCTGAAGCGTTTCGGCAGAAGTTGGCGCAATTACGCCAGCGCTACAGTAACCAACAACCGATAACGGTGTTCTACCAAATATGGCCAGAGCCGTTAACCACGGTCTCTAGCGGTTGGATCACTTCGCTGCTTAGTGATTGCAGTGCTGAAAACGTGTTTGCTGGTGCTGCGGCGGAGTATCCGCAAGTTAGTATTGAACAGGTGTTGGTGAAGTCGCCGCAGTTGATTCTAGAGCCAGAGGCCCACGGCAGCGCGCGCCAAAACGTTATTCAGTGGCAAGATTGGCCGGAGATCCCAGCGGTAAAACATCAATTAATGGTGAAGCTGCCACGGGACTTAGTTAATCGCACCGGCCCACGGGTGTTGGCAGGTATGGCTGAGATTTGCCAAGCGGTGCAACGAGCGCGGCATAGCTATGCTGGCGTCGTTAACGCAACTGGAGCAAGCCGATGA